TCAAAGTTTAGCTAGAATTGTTTCGTTAAGATATTTGTAATGGTAATAAGAGTGTTAAAAATAaagcattgatttttttctagtgacgcattttttattattattattttaaattctttatctttataagtttatcttatttttctttttggtctGAATTTTGAGTTTCATTTTTtaaccattaaaattttaatttgatttttttcattttaattaatttgaataaagcATGAATTTTAAAACAACCAATACTATGATATTTTGCTAATACTTTTTTAGAACTACATAGAATGGTAAAAATACGCTGCCCATTGGTTGTAAGGTAACGGTAGATATACGGGACAGCGCCTCTCACAATCAATGGCATGAATGTAATTAACAGACCAAACCCACCCTGGATGAGAGCACACCCTGGTCAACGCACGACAAATTTCTCGTACACGCAAACTGTATCCGAATCATTCAACTCTCACCATTCTCTACAAAATAAAGAAGTAATACTCTTCTACCCTTAGCACCAGGCCACCAGCCCCTTGAGATTAATCAAATCCGATCGACAAGCGAATCCTTTCTTTCTCCACCCCACTGGTCGACATACCGTCCTGCCCGCTGCCCGCCTTTTTCCATCCTTTCCCACTAGCCCCCCCCCCTCTCTATATAAACCTCCACACATTGACCATAACCTTTTAATCTCAAAATGTTCGTCAAACTCACCGTCAccgttcttttttttctatgcgcCGTCGCTTATTCTCGTACGCCGTCAGATCTACTAGATGGGGACTTCACTCTACCCGAATTACCAAGATCCGATCCGAAAGCCACGCCTGTTCTCTTCCTCCCAAGCCAGAAACCCGAGACTAGCGATCCCGCAACTGAAATAAAGTATCCAGCTGATGTAGAAATCGAGGAGCAAAAGGAACTAGGATCGTCATCAACGGACGAGAAGGAATCGATTGAGACAGCGGTGCCGCTAACAGTCGTGACTTTCCGTCCAACAAACCTTCACTTCTTGCCTCTACGCCCGTTACTCCCGGTACGCCATCGTCACGGATGCCGTCACGGGCACAATATGATGAAGCCGCGTTTCTACGGTAATGATATGGTTGTATCCGGTGAGAAGGATGGTGGTTTGGAACTTGGTGATCATCAGGTGAAAAGTGGCGATGTTAGGGCGATTCCTGCTAGGTGGACCAGGTTTCACCATGGGGGTCAGAGGTTTTCTTTCTATGATGACGTGGCAAGTGGAGAGGTGAGGGAGTGGGGCCACAGGAAGCACCACCATGTCGAAGGAGAAGAGGAACATGATCACGAGGAGAATGAGCTTGTGATCGAGCACGGGCTTGTGCACGAGCACGAGGAGCACGAGCACGAGGAGCATGGGCACGAGCACGAAGAGCATGGGCATGGGCATGGGCACGAGCACGAGGAGCATGAGCACGAGCATGGGCACGAGGAGCATGAGCATGGATCACATGGGCATGGGCATGGGCACGGGCACGAGGAGCATGAGCATGGGCATGGGCACGCGCATGAGGAGCAGGGGCATGGGCATGATCATGGGGATGAGCATGAGCATGAGCATGAGCATGAGCATGAGCATGGGCACGAGCACGAGGAGCACGGGCACGGGCACGATGAGGAGCATGAGCATGAGCATGGGCATGAGGGGCATAGGCATGGACATGAGCACGGGCACGGGCATGAATGGGGATTGTTTAAGGGGATTCGTAAGTTTTTGAATCATAATTTTTGAGGAGATTTGGAAGGtattaatgttattataaatatattacgGGGGTGTTTAAGTACGTGTTGTGCTTTGTTTTGTGTTGTGGTTAAGTAATGTAAATAACATCGGCATCCTATGAGATGTATTGTGGAATacatgttttagttttagtagaaacttttaaataatgctgctgctgctacggCGGCGATGTTGCAGCAAGTGATATAtgaattttactatattttgtGCTCTACCCACCGCATATTTTTTTAGCCAATTAGACTCTACCCTTCTAATTGATCATAGCGCAAACGTTGAGAGAGATGTTCTTGTGCTGAAAATATGTGTGCCCGTAAATTTTCTGATAGCTTTCTGGATTTTATGGGTTTCGTGTGCTGGAACTGATAAATACCGAAACTTGATAGAAGATGATGTATGTATAGCACGATGAGAATATCTTAGCCATTGATGAAGCCTAAGGACCCATTAAGATAAAGAGATAGTGGTGTTTTAGAAATACCCTGTAAGAGCAATATCAACGTAGAAATAAAGGCATTTTGAATAACAACTTGTGAGTTTTATGGCATCACATTAAGAAAAACGAAAGAAATACGCGAGGATCTCAAAAATGATCGGAACAGGAACCAGTTTGATGAGGGCTGGTCAGTTCAGAACAAGGCCATGGGCTCACCAGGAGGGCAGATCCGCTTACATCGGAGCATTTCCAAGGAGAGGATCGGGGCCCTGGAACACCATGAAGGTTGATGTTAGAGAGACAAATCCCCGTGAAAGGGGAGTTCTTCAAGCCCTGTATTGAACCCGGCTGCTGAACCTTCTCACCCCATATGCTTTTAAGGGTGATGCCATAAACAACTGGCAGAGCATTTGGGTTGAAACTTTCATCTGGGTGGTCACCAACATCTCCTGCTATCTTTATACCCTTTCGAACATTTTCCATGTACACATCAGTGACTGTGATGTTTTTAATGAATCCTCCCCTTCCAATGTTTGTTTTGATATGAATGCCAACTCCCATATTGCAGAGGTTTATGTTTTCAACCAGGACATTCTTCACTCCGCCTGAGGTTTCACTTCCCACTGCTATTCCAGCGAATGGGGATGATCCTGTTATCCTCCGGATAGTGATGTCGGAGCTTGGGCGACCATAAGCGATTCCGTATTCATCCCATCCGCTTTTTACAGCTACAAGATCATCTCCAGTGGAAATGTATGAATCTTCTATGCAGACGTTAGAGCTTGAATCTGCGTTGAATTATTTATGAATTGTAAGAATAAAGTTCAAGAGATACGTTCATCATTCCATTCCTTAGGCTCCACAGTTTTCCCTCCAAAATTCCTTAGGCTCCGTAGTTTTCCCTCCAAACCAAGGCATGCTACACTAACCAATTTGTGTAACTTGTAGCTCAATTTTAAAACAGGTACATGTACATATCTCCCCGAAGCAAAAGTGATGGTAAACTTGGATGCTACGTGCGTCAAACATCAACCAACAGCATGACAAATTACaaagtagtaataataattatagatcGTAGTATGTACCTGGATCAATTCCATCGGTATTGGGAGAATCCAGGGGAGCCAAGATGGTAACATATCGAATAACAACGTTACtgcaaagaacaaagaaatatcatataaattaaCTTGTGAACCCCAAAAAATCAGCTGCATCAGGTTAACAGCAGTCAGTACTAAAATTATCTATTCAATTCATCATTCAAGTTTATTGACAAAATGGCATGTATGAGAGTGCTCCCACCAATTACTTCTCTACAGCCACATGCTAATTTCCAACCACCAAAACAGTTGCTCGTCTAGAGAAACTTGGATAccacagaaaagaagaaaatctgcTTCGGTAATGATCAAATTGAATGTGGACTTAGAAGCCAAAAACCAAAAGTTTTACATCAAATACATGGATAGAGCTTCAGCTACTGAAGATGATTAGTGGGACCATCTGGATATGTACTTGtaaaagtaattattaaatGTCCTGGATGATCAAAGATCCAGAATGTCATGCGCATCAGTTGTACATGGTTGTATCTTTTGTCTTTAAAATTCTAAGATATACTTTGGAACTGATTAAAGAGTTAAAAGCGGATGTCAATCTACAATGAGGGCATTGCCAGCACAGTCAACTCCTTCAACATTAAAGAGAGAGAACTATAAATGTAAAAAGCTATCTTCGATTATTACCGGGAATAAACAGGGTGAATGTTCCAAAAGGGAGAATTGCGGAAAATCACGTTGGAAATGATTATGCCTCTTGAATTTACAAATTCAACGAGATTAGGTCTTGTAAAAAGAAGAGTTCTCTGCCTCCACATGTTCCACCAGACATCTCCTTGGCCATCAATTGTCCCATTCTCACCTAAAATACAGCAGCTTTTTGAGCATCACACATAATACAAAACACAATGTCATCGGTAATTAAGACATGAAAATCTAAGTAAGCCCCGTGCATTATTCTCATCTCAAAACCAAGCGATTTGAGGTCATCATGCCGATTACATACATAGAAGTTTAGAATTGTAAAGAAGAGAGCAGCACCAAAAACAATTGAAGCTGATATGCCAACCAAATCCCTCAAAGTGTAATACATCTTCTACTTAAGCTTTTCAACTTCAAACTTAAACAAGATTGCAAAATATCCATGAATTTGAAACAACAATAGAATACCTAGATTATTTAAACCTCACTGGAGCAATTTAAACTAAAACTGAACCCAAATATCTCACCGAAAATCCATGAATCAAAATGCAATCTACGATGCTTAAATTACAAAGGAGGCATCTACTAGACGCTACGGTTGAAACCAACCTGTGATGATGACATCTTGAAGTCCATCTCCATGAATAAAGCTCATATACCTTCCGCCGGGGCGCTCTCTCCCTCTTCCATAAGATGGCAGAGGAGCAATTAAGGGCCAGTTCCAAGTATCCTGAAGCAACAGgcaagaccaaaaaaaaagaccagatTCTCATCCCAAATCCCATAAGCACAAGCTATCGAATaacataatcatttttatttttaatcaaaaccacTGGTTACAAACCGAAAGGAAAAGACTAGCAGCGGTAAAGTTTTCTCCCATAAGTTCATAAGGAATGCATTCAAGTTCTACAGTTCATTATAACTTTCTAGTATAAGAATTGAGTTCCATTTATATGATTAGTTCCCGTGCATCAAACAAATACACTACTAAAAAGCCATTACTAAATATTTGGGATCGGACAGCATAGAGTCACCATTGCTGTCGGCAGGAAAAAATGTGATGCAGTCATAGTTTATGGCGGTTAATGACCTTCGAACACCTATCAATTCTTTGCAATCCTTTatcttaaaagaagaagaagaaggaaaaacgTCACCTTGTTGTTAACTATAAATTACTGGACATCACTTTGGATTAGTCGTGACATTATTTACCAAGATGAGGACTCGAGGGTGACTTTATTGTTTGCTACAAACAGCGTCACTATCATTTTTAACAATTAACTCCATCCACAACCATTCTATGGTTATGGAGCTAACAACATCTAAGCATAGAAAAAGCCATGACATGACTTGCCAGCTATTTGGCTGCCCCAACGATTCCATCCATCGTAGTTGTTTAACACATGTAAAGGTAAGCACATGCAACCCATACACAAAACTAGACccaccattttcttttctctatccACAGCTGGACGCGCAACAGCTTATGTTAATCCCTTCACTTAgctctttaaaatataatggcTCATTCAGAATCAACCCCGCCCCCGCACTCAAGTAATAACGACGatcatgatgataataatagtaataaagcCATCATTAACCGACAGCTTAATCATGTAGTAATTAGTTCATGAGAAATAATTGTGGCACGAATTTCGTGCAACGAATTCATGACTACCCTTTGATCTGGATGGTCTCGCTAGATCAATGGTGGCCATGAATTCGTGTCACAATCATGGCATGCACGATTCTTACTCCCATATCTAATTGACCAATACTAATTAATAATCACATCCCTTCAATAATCACTCATTGTATGTTAACGACATTCATATATTGTGAGTGGTCACACAAAGTAAGACACATATTAACCTGATCCATGTGAATTAAACTAATGACATTAAACCAGagtcaaattgaaaatgatggtattttttttttaatttggaaaaaaacatgataactACCATCAAATATCAACTGCATGAAAGACAAGACTCCTAGAGTAACTATGCCTAATTACCATCAATTATGAGAAACAGGTAAAGACCAATTAAACAAGAATTAAACGCGATCTAATCAAAGATTAATTACCTGGGTTGCTTTAATAACAGCATCTCTAGCCAAGTAAAGAGTCATATGGCTAGTAAGATTAAAGCTTTCTGTTAAATACACCCCGGGAGGAATATAAAGCAAGGTGCCGCCTCTTCTTCTCAAATGCTGAATCCTATAAACTGCCTCTCTAAATGCCTTTGTATTGAGTGTCTTGCCATCACCGACACCACCAAAATCAGCTATGGATATCTTATCATTCCGGAGCCTCATCGGTACTATTCCCGAGCAGGTTACCACTTCCCCAACTgcaataaaacttaaaaaagataCCGAAATggtaaaaacaagaagaaaagaaaccaagaaGCGTGGCATTTTCGTGAAGTTCAGTGAGAACGCAAAGAGAGAGTACAAAGGGAAagatacaaagatggattttttgggatttttgttTACTGGGTTTGGTTGACAGATCTGGAAATGAAACAAAGAGAAAGGAACAGAGAAGGGATGTTAATGGAGATTAAAGAAATAAAGGGGGGGCACTATCAAGTAAAGTACTTAGTAGAGCACGAGAGAGAGGGTGTTATTTAATGAGGAAAAAGTGGCATGAAAGGAGGAGTTTGTCTAGGAGtgattgtcttcttcttcaacaGGAAAACGGAGAGAGAGTCCGGGTGGAGGAGAGGCAGCAGGTGGGTTAATAAAGGAGACGCAGGTGGGTTCATAAAGGAGACGCATCACTGGACATGGCGAGCCGTTTAGGAAGAGACAGGAATCGTAacatttattattctatttacCGTTATTTATGGAATATCTAAGACTTTGGACATTATTTTGTGTTCTTGTCTATTGTTATACACTCTTATTTTCTGAATTTAATTCGCCCTTCCAGCGAGTCTCTCTGGAAATCAGCTagactagcaaaaaaaaaaaaaaagatattggatAGTTCATCTTACTTAGCCTTGTCCTAACCCAGGCATGCCTCACTTGGTTCCAGTGGTTCGAGGCCTGGGCCtagttcttttccttctttatttttctacctTTTCCAATGTAAATATAGTTTtcctttcttatatatttttattataaaatgttattcatcattcaatcagattagaattgaataaaaattaaataattaaaaatttgtttattattgtggtagcgattgctttttaaaatacttttaatttgaaaataaatcaaaatatttttttaaaaaaaatatatatattttacatcaacacattaaaataatctaaaatcacaaaaaataataatttaaaacaagaaaaaaaataatttttttttcaaaaatatttttgaaacgcaaaaacaaatcaactctaaaagtaaattataaacttttcctaatatatgcaataaaaaatgagttaatcTAGGTagaataaatagtattttatataagttacattaaaaataaaaataactaataaataaacaacCTACTgaatgaataatgttttttcaaaattcaaataataaaattaaaataattaggaaaATAGTAATTTCTTCTCAATGAAGAATGAATATCACTACTCgaaattattaaataagtaaaatacACATAAtaatgaaatgagaaaaaaaaaaatctagcgtGCTGTATAATGACAAAATAATACAGATAAAAGAaacttcttaatattttatattcgtgatactctaattttattttatttgaattaaaaactaccataaaaatgttatattgttaacttgaaggataaaaaagaaatcttcaCATTaagtttatgataaaattgtaatttataacaccaaaaaaaaaacctttaatatTG
This region of Populus alba chromosome 3, ASM523922v2, whole genome shotgun sequence genomic DNA includes:
- the LOC118034034 gene encoding uncharacterized protein codes for the protein MFVKLTVTVLFFLCAVAYSRTPSDLLDGDFTLPELPRSDPKATPVLFLPSQKPETSDPATEIKYPADVEIEEQKELGSSSTDEKESIETAVPLTVVTFRPTNLHFLPLRPLLPVRHRHGCRHGHNMMKPRFYGNDMVVSGEKDGGLELGDHQVKSGDVRAIPARWTRFHHGGQRFSFYDDVASGEVREWGHRKHHHVEGEEEHDHEENELVIEHGLVHEHEEHEHEEHGHEHEEHGHGHGHEHEEHEHEHGHEEHEHGSHGHGHGHGHEEHEHGHGHAHEEQGHGHDHGDEHEHEHEHEHEHGHEHEEHGHGHDEEHEHEHGHEGHRHGHEHGHGHEWGLFKGIRKFLNHNF
- the LOC118034024 gene encoding probable polygalacturonase; translated protein: MPRFLVSFLLVFTISVSFLSFIAVGEVVTCSGIVPMRLRNDKISIADFGGVGDGKTLNTKAFREAVYRIQHLRRRGGTLLYIPPGVYLTESFNLTSHMTLYLARDAVIKATQDTWNWPLIAPLPSYGRGRERPGGRYMSFIHGDGLQDVIITGENGTIDGQGDVWWNMWRQRTLLFTRPNLVEFVNSRGIIISNVIFRNSPFWNIHPVYSRNVVIRYVTILAPLDSPNTDGIDPDSSSNVCIEDSYISTGDDLVAVKSGWDEYGIAYGRPSSDITIRRITGSSPFAGIAVGSETSGGVKNVLVENINLCNMGVGIHIKTNIGRGGFIKNITVTDVYMENVRKGIKIAGDVGDHPDESFNPNALPVVYGITLKSIWGEKVQQPGSIQGLKNSPFTGICLSNINLHGVPGPRSSPWKCSDVSGSALLVSPWPCSELTSPHQTGSCSDHF